A genomic region of Mycolicibacterium poriferae contains the following coding sequences:
- a CDS encoding bifunctional glycosyltransferase family 2/GtrA family protein: MTATDLESRCERPSFRPRHDVARAARSTGVPVLDIVVPVYNEQTALADSVRRLHTYLGDAMPFPFRITIADNASIDDTPQIAARLAAELPDVRVVRLEEKGRGRALRWVWSRSDAAVLVYMDVDLSTDLAALAPLVAPLISGHSDLAIGTRLGRGARVHRGPKREFISRCYNLILKSTLAAGFSDAQCGFKAIRADVAALLLPHVEDTGWFFDTELLVLAQRCGLRIHEVPVDWVDDPDSRVDIVATATADLKGVGRLVRGLATGTIPVHVIAAQLGSTRPAAPGSLLRHGVRFGAVGAASTAVYVLLFLAMQGWAGAALANGIALALTAIGNTAANRRFTFGVSGRPRVARHHAEGLIVFGIALAITSGALGLLHALAPDAHHVTELAVLVGANLVATAVRFVLLRGWVFHPGRNREEGTSR; the protein is encoded by the coding sequence ATGACAGCAACAGATCTCGAGTCCCGTTGTGAACGGCCATCGTTCAGGCCGCGCCATGATGTGGCGCGGGCCGCCCGCAGCACCGGAGTCCCGGTGCTCGACATCGTGGTGCCGGTGTACAACGAGCAGACCGCGCTGGCCGACTCGGTGCGCCGGCTGCACACCTACCTCGGCGACGCGATGCCGTTCCCGTTCCGGATCACGATCGCCGACAACGCCAGCATCGACGACACCCCCCAGATCGCCGCGCGCCTGGCCGCGGAGCTGCCCGACGTGCGGGTGGTGCGGTTGGAGGAGAAGGGGCGCGGCCGCGCTCTGCGGTGGGTCTGGTCGCGGTCCGACGCCGCCGTGCTGGTGTACATGGACGTCGACCTGTCCACCGACCTGGCCGCGCTGGCTCCGTTGGTGGCACCGTTGATCTCGGGCCATTCCGACCTGGCGATCGGCACCCGCCTGGGTCGCGGCGCCCGGGTGCATCGCGGCCCGAAACGGGAGTTCATCTCGCGGTGTTACAACCTGATTCTCAAATCGACTCTGGCGGCCGGCTTCTCGGACGCCCAGTGCGGCTTCAAAGCCATCCGTGCCGACGTCGCGGCGCTGCTGCTGCCCCACGTCGAGGACACCGGCTGGTTCTTCGACACCGAGTTGCTGGTGCTCGCCCAGCGGTGCGGATTGCGCATTCACGAGGTCCCTGTCGACTGGGTCGACGACCCCGACAGTCGCGTCGACATCGTCGCCACCGCCACCGCCGACCTCAAGGGGGTAGGGCGACTGGTGCGCGGGTTGGCCACCGGGACGATTCCGGTGCACGTGATCGCGGCGCAACTCGGTTCGACGAGGCCGGCCGCGCCCGGTTCGTTGCTGCGGCACGGGGTGAGATTCGGGGCTGTCGGCGCCGCCTCCACCGCTGTCTATGTGCTGCTGTTCCTGGCGATGCAGGGATGGGCCGGCGCGGCGCTGGCCAACGGCATCGCGTTGGCGCTCACCGCGATCGGTAACACCGCCGCGAACCGGCGGTTCACCTTCGGCGTCTCGGGCCGTCCCCGGGTGGCCCGACATCACGCCGAGGGGCTGATCGTCTTCGGCATCGCGCTGGCCATCACCAGCGGTGCGCTCGGCCTGCTGCACGCTCTGGCGCCCGACGCCCACCACGTGACCGAGCTCGCCGTGCTGGTGGGGGCCAACCTGGTGGCCACCGCCGTGCGGTTCGTGCTGCTGCGCGGCTGGGTCTTCCATCCCGGCCGCAACCGAGAAGAAGGAACCTCACGATGA
- a CDS encoding glycosyltransferase family 39 protein: protein MRRASVRPRPRRAGEGRAGLVLLLLCTAVLYLYDLAASGWANAFYSAAAQAGARDLTAMLFGSSDPANAITVDKTPAALWVMDISVRMFGLNPWSVLVPQALMGVGAVAVLYAAVRRVAGAGAGLLAGSVLALTPVTALMFRFNNPDAMLVLLLVIAAYCTQRACEGRTGRWWLIAAGVAVGAGFLAKMLQALLIVPALAAAYLVAGRAPMRHRLANTLAAGAAVVVSAGWYVVLVELWPASARPYIGGSQHNSLLELALGYNGFGRLTGDEPGGLGNLDHDVGWGRLFGAGMGTEIAWLLPAAVICSTAGFILTRRAPRTDATRAALIIWTGWLAVTAVVFSAMNGIVHSYYTVALAPALAACVGIGATLLWRNRFDTRAAIALAGTVLVTAALAAVLLARHAEWQPWLRAAVAAGGAGSAALLLVVGRLPQSVARSVAGLAVVSCVAAPAAFSVATALTPHSGAIPSAGPAGGGGFGGGLLDAPTPSAEVTRMLTDDEGRFTWTAAVVGSNNAAGYQLAAGAPVLAVGGFNGTDPSPTTAQFVRDVEDGRIHYFIEGRPLMGRADPSSVSAEITEWVAERFPAIAVDGTVLYDLTMPQISQPAHSPSQR, encoded by the coding sequence ATGCGCCGTGCCTCCGTCCGTCCCCGACCTCGTCGGGCCGGCGAGGGCCGGGCGGGTCTGGTGCTGCTACTGCTTTGCACGGCGGTGCTCTATCTCTACGATCTGGCCGCCAGCGGTTGGGCCAACGCGTTCTACTCGGCGGCGGCGCAGGCCGGTGCGCGCGACCTGACAGCGATGCTGTTCGGGTCCAGCGACCCGGCCAATGCCATCACCGTCGACAAGACACCCGCTGCGCTCTGGGTGATGGACATCTCGGTGCGGATGTTCGGGCTGAACCCGTGGAGTGTGCTGGTACCGCAGGCGCTGATGGGAGTCGGCGCCGTCGCGGTGCTGTACGCGGCGGTGCGCCGGGTGGCAGGCGCCGGTGCGGGCCTGCTCGCCGGATCGGTGCTCGCCCTGACACCGGTCACGGCGTTGATGTTCCGGTTCAACAATCCCGACGCGATGCTGGTGCTGCTGCTCGTCATCGCCGCGTACTGCACGCAGCGGGCGTGCGAAGGCCGTACCGGCCGGTGGTGGCTGATCGCCGCCGGGGTCGCGGTCGGTGCGGGGTTTCTGGCGAAGATGCTGCAGGCGCTGCTCATCGTGCCGGCGCTGGCGGCGGCGTATCTCGTCGCGGGACGGGCACCGATGCGCCACCGGCTCGCGAACACGCTGGCCGCCGGCGCGGCTGTGGTGGTCTCTGCTGGCTGGTACGTGGTGCTGGTGGAGCTCTGGCCGGCGTCGGCGCGTCCCTACATCGGTGGTTCGCAGCACAACAGTCTTCTCGAACTGGCGCTGGGCTACAACGGTTTCGGCAGGCTGACCGGGGACGAACCGGGCGGGTTGGGCAACCTCGACCACGACGTCGGCTGGGGCCGGTTGTTCGGCGCGGGAATGGGCACCGAGATTGCCTGGCTGCTGCCCGCTGCGGTGATCTGCTCCACCGCCGGATTCATCCTCACCCGCCGCGCTCCCAGAACCGACGCCACGCGTGCCGCACTGATCATCTGGACAGGCTGGTTGGCCGTCACCGCCGTCGTGTTCAGCGCGATGAACGGCATCGTGCATTCGTACTACACCGTCGCGCTGGCGCCGGCCCTCGCCGCCTGCGTCGGCATCGGCGCCACACTGCTGTGGCGCAACCGCTTCGACACCCGGGCCGCGATCGCCTTGGCCGGCACCGTGCTCGTGACCGCCGCACTGGCGGCGGTGCTGCTGGCGCGGCACGCGGAGTGGCAACCTTGGTTGCGGGCGGCCGTCGCGGCTGGGGGAGCCGGCAGCGCCGCGCTGCTGCTGGTCGTGGGCCGGCTCCCGCAGTCTGTGGCCCGGTCCGTCGCAGGTCTGGCCGTGGTGTCCTGTGTTGCCGCGCCGGCAGCCTTCTCGGTCGCCACGGCACTGACGCCGCACTCCGGGGCAATACCGTCGGCCGGGCCCGCCGGAGGTGGCGGGTTCGGCGGCGGGCTGCTCGACGCGCCGACGCCGAGTGCTGAGGTGACGCGCATGCTGACCGACGACGAGGGTCGATTCACCTGGACCGCAGCGGTTGTCGGGTCGAACAACGCAGCCGGCTATCAGTTGGCGGCCGGAGCGCCGGTGCTGGCGGTGGGCGGATTCAACGGCACCGATCCGTCGCCGACGACGGCGCAGTTCGTCCGCGACGTCGAAGACGGACGGATTCATTACTTCATCGAAGGGCGGCCGCTCATGGGCCGCGCCGACCCCTCATCAGTGTCTGCTGAGATAACCGAATGGGTCGCTGAGCGCTTCCCGGCCATTGCGGTCGACGGGACCGTTCTCTACGACCTGACCATGCCGCAGATCTCACAGCCGGCGCATAGCCCGAGCCAACGGTGA
- a CDS encoding sensor histidine kinase, with the protein MSSNPRAEPRRAILRSPRSWSLRTRLLVTLIALLAVVCAAIGLATEFALQRFLMNQLDEQVVEAGYRSAVIFKFGPPPPPGSGPPERRALGSMPSPPPGFPPLGPPAPDRPERGSPSSGPPEPVLLYPGGPSPGPRSPGAGPGPEFLNAPGQAAGTVGAVIADGRPLTAAVITADGARAEISAAAARQLAAVHDDGRPATVELDGLGRYRVIALQPDRLGQTVVTGIPTTDVDETMWWVTLIFAVVAAVALLAAAAAGVVIVRRQLAPLARVSAAAQQVADLELDRGEVSLPTPIVAVDPAAAHTEVGQLGAALNRMLDRIASALSARHASETRVRQFVADASHELRTPLAAIRGYTELAQRRHGDLPAEVAHAMDRVESETARMTRLVEDLLLLARLDAGRPLDRDPVDLTRLVVDAVSDAHVAGREHTWELDVPDKSVLVDGDETRLHQVVANLLANARTHTPPGTSVTAALRVSDDGAVVLTVTDDGPGIDEKLLPEVFERFARGDTSRSRGGGSTGLGLAIADAVVRAHGGAIVVDSVAGRTEFAVTLPRHSQSAHSSASPGA; encoded by the coding sequence ATGTCCTCAAACCCGCGCGCTGAACCCCGGCGCGCGATCCTGCGGTCACCGCGAAGCTGGTCGCTGCGCACCCGGCTGTTGGTCACCCTCATCGCGCTGCTGGCCGTGGTGTGCGCGGCCATCGGCCTCGCGACGGAGTTCGCGCTGCAACGCTTTCTGATGAACCAGCTCGACGAGCAGGTCGTCGAGGCGGGTTACCGGTCGGCGGTCATCTTCAAGTTCGGGCCGCCCCCGCCCCCCGGTTCGGGGCCGCCCGAACGGCGTGCGCTGGGATCGATGCCGAGCCCGCCGCCGGGATTTCCGCCGCTCGGCCCGCCGGCGCCCGACCGCCCCGAGCGGGGGTCGCCCTCGTCCGGCCCGCCCGAGCCCGTCCTGCTGTACCCCGGCGGGCCCTCGCCCGGCCCGCGTTCCCCCGGGGCCGGGCCCGGTCCGGAGTTCCTCAACGCGCCGGGCCAGGCCGCCGGCACCGTCGGAGCGGTGATCGCGGATGGCCGACCACTCACGGCGGCCGTCATCACGGCCGACGGAGCCCGCGCCGAAATCTCTGCTGCCGCAGCACGACAACTCGCCGCGGTACACGACGACGGCCGGCCCGCCACGGTGGAACTCGACGGGCTGGGCCGCTACCGGGTCATCGCTCTACAGCCGGACCGACTCGGGCAAACCGTGGTCACCGGCATACCCACCACCGACGTCGACGAGACGATGTGGTGGGTGACGCTGATCTTCGCTGTCGTCGCCGCGGTGGCCCTGCTGGCAGCCGCAGCGGCCGGAGTCGTGATCGTGCGTCGCCAACTCGCCCCGTTGGCACGCGTTTCCGCGGCTGCGCAACAGGTGGCCGACCTGGAACTGGACCGCGGCGAGGTCTCCCTGCCGACGCCGATAGTCGCGGTCGACCCCGCGGCAGCCCACACCGAAGTCGGGCAACTCGGTGCGGCGCTGAACCGGATGCTCGACCGGATCGCGAGCGCTTTGTCGGCGCGCCATGCCAGTGAGACGCGGGTACGTCAGTTCGTCGCCGACGCCAGCCACGAGCTGCGCACCCCGCTGGCTGCCATCCGTGGGTACACCGAGTTGGCGCAACGCCGCCACGGCGATCTGCCCGCCGAGGTCGCCCACGCGATGGACCGCGTCGAATCCGAAACCGCCCGCATGACGAGGCTGGTCGAAGACCTCCTGCTGTTGGCCCGCCTCGATGCCGGCAGGCCGCTGGACCGCGATCCGGTCGACCTGACCCGACTCGTCGTCGACGCGGTCAGCGACGCCCACGTCGCCGGCCGCGAACACACCTGGGAACTCGATGTGCCCGACAAATCGGTCCTGGTCGACGGCGACGAGACACGCCTGCACCAGGTGGTGGCCAATCTGCTCGCCAACGCCCGCACCCACACCCCGCCCGGCACTTCGGTGACCGCTGCCCTGCGGGTGTCCGACGACGGCGCGGTGGTGCTGACGGTCACCGACGACGGCCCCGGCATCGACGAGAAGCTGCTGCCCGAGGTCTTCGAACGATTCGCGCGTGGGGACACCTCGCGGTCGCGCGGCGGAGGCAGCACCGGACTGGGCCTGGCGATCGCGGATGCCGTGGTACGTGCTCACGGAGGCGCGATCGTCGTCGACAGTGTCGCGGGCAGAACCGAATTCGCGGTCACGTTGCCGCGGCACTCACAGTCGGCGCACAGCTCCGCCTCACCCGGGGCCTAG
- a CDS encoding response regulator transcription factor, with protein sequence MRRADGSPVHVLVVDDEPVLAELVSMALRYEGWEISTAGDGAGAIAAAKQTPPDVVVLDVMLPDMSGLEVLGKLREQIPGLPLLLLTAKDSVEDRIAGLTAGGDDYVTKPFSLEEVVLRLRALLRRTGVATAESDGAKLVVGDLVLDEDSHEVTRAGEPITLTATEFELLRFMMRNAKRVLSKAQILDRVWSYDFGGRSNIVELYVSYLRKKIDSGREPMIHTLRGAGYVLKPAR encoded by the coding sequence ATGCGGCGCGCCGACGGCAGTCCCGTCCACGTCCTCGTCGTCGACGACGAGCCGGTCCTGGCCGAACTGGTCTCGATGGCGCTGAGGTACGAGGGTTGGGAGATCTCGACGGCCGGCGACGGCGCCGGCGCGATCGCCGCGGCCAAGCAGACTCCGCCGGACGTGGTCGTGCTCGACGTGATGCTGCCCGACATGAGCGGGCTGGAGGTGCTGGGCAAACTACGCGAGCAGATCCCCGGCCTGCCGCTGCTGCTGTTGACTGCCAAGGACTCGGTCGAGGACCGTATCGCGGGGCTGACCGCCGGAGGCGACGACTACGTGACCAAACCCTTCTCTCTGGAGGAGGTGGTGCTGCGGCTGCGCGCGCTGCTGCGCCGCACCGGCGTGGCGACCGCCGAGTCGGACGGTGCCAAGTTGGTCGTCGGCGACCTCGTGCTGGACGAGGACAGCCATGAGGTGACGCGCGCCGGTGAGCCGATCACCCTGACCGCCACCGAGTTCGAGCTGCTGCGCTTCATGATGCGCAACGCCAAACGGGTGCTGAGCAAGGCCCAGATCCTCGACCGGGTGTGGAGCTACGACTTCGGTGGCAGGTCCAACATCGTCGAGCTGTACGTGTCATATCTGCGCAAGAAGATCGACAGCGGGCGCGAGCCGATGATCCACACGCTGCGCGGTGCGGGGTATGTCCTCAAACCCGCGCGCTGA
- a CDS encoding ABC transporter permease, with product MTRFLTRRLLNYVVLLGVVSFLTFALTSLTFNPLDSLLERNPRPPQSVIDAKAAELDLDKPIPVRYANWVSGAVRGDFGTTVGGQPVSDELWRRIGVSLRLVLIGSVLGTVVGVVVGAWGAIRQYRLSDRVITVLSLLILSAPTFVIANLLILGALKVNTILGVQVFEYTGETSPDAIGGTWNRLVDRLQHLILPTFTLALASIAGFSRYQRNAMLDVLGQDFIRTARAKGLTRRRALFKHGLRTALIPMATLFAYSVGGLFTGAVFVEQIFGWHGVGEWVIQGVASQDTNIVVAIVMFFGVVILLAGLLSDVIYAVLDPRVRVS from the coding sequence ATGACCCGTTTCCTGACGCGTCGGCTGCTCAACTACGTGGTGCTGCTGGGTGTGGTGTCGTTCCTGACGTTCGCGCTGACGTCGCTGACGTTCAATCCGCTCGACAGCCTGCTGGAGCGCAACCCGCGTCCGCCGCAGTCGGTGATCGACGCCAAGGCCGCCGAGCTGGACCTCGACAAGCCGATTCCGGTCCGCTACGCGAACTGGGTGTCCGGCGCGGTCCGCGGCGACTTCGGCACCACCGTCGGCGGCCAGCCGGTCAGCGACGAGCTGTGGCGCCGCATCGGGGTGAGCCTGAGGCTGGTGCTCATCGGCTCGGTCCTCGGCACCGTCGTCGGCGTCGTGGTGGGCGCGTGGGGCGCGATCCGTCAGTACCGGCTGTCCGACCGGGTCATCACGGTGCTGTCGCTGCTGATCCTGTCGGCCCCCACCTTCGTGATCGCCAACCTGTTGATCCTGGGGGCGCTGAAGGTCAACACCATCCTCGGGGTGCAGGTGTTCGAATACACCGGGGAGACCTCCCCCGATGCGATCGGGGGCACCTGGAACCGGCTCGTCGACCGCCTGCAACACCTGATTCTGCCCACCTTCACCCTGGCGCTGGCCTCGATCGCCGGGTTCAGCCGCTACCAGCGCAACGCCATGCTCGACGTGCTCGGCCAGGACTTCATCCGCACCGCGCGCGCCAAGGGCCTGACCCGCCGCCGAGCGCTGTTCAAGCACGGCCTGCGCACCGCGCTGATCCCGATGGCCACCTTGTTCGCCTACAGCGTCGGCGGTCTGTTCACCGGCGCCGTGTTCGTCGAGCAGATCTTCGGCTGGCACGGCGTCGGTGAATGGGTGATCCAGGGCGTCGCCAGCCAGGACACCAACATCGTGGTCGCGATCGTCATGTTCTTCGGTGTCGTCATCCTGCTGGCGGGTCTGCTCTCCGACGTCATCTACGCGGTGCTCGATCCGAGGGTGCGGGTGTCATGA
- a CDS encoding ABC transporter permease — protein sequence MTETTFTSRRRLVWRRFLRNRPAVVSLVLLVAMFVAAYALPALLPYSHTDLDYYALQQPPSPTHWLGTNALGQDLLALTLRGMQKSMLIGVCVAFISTLIAATVGAIAGYFGGWRDRALMWLVDLLLVVPSFILIAIVTPRTRESGTILWLILLLAGFSWMISSRMVRGLTMSLREREFVVAARYMGVSNWRIIARHIVPNVASILIIDTALNVGLAVLAETGLSFLGFGVQPPDVSLGTLIADGTNSVTTFPWVFLVPAGALVLIVMCANLVGDGLRDALDPGIRPARRRRWRERREAAR from the coding sequence ATGACCGAGACCACGTTCACCTCCCGGCGCCGCCTGGTGTGGCGCCGCTTCCTGCGTAACCGGCCTGCGGTGGTGTCGCTGGTGCTGCTGGTCGCCATGTTCGTCGCGGCCTACGCCCTACCGGCGCTGCTGCCCTACTCGCACACCGACCTCGACTACTACGCACTGCAGCAACCCCCGAGCCCGACCCACTGGCTGGGCACCAACGCGCTGGGCCAGGATTTGCTCGCGTTGACGCTGCGCGGCATGCAGAAGTCGATGCTGATCGGGGTGTGCGTGGCGTTCATCTCGACGTTGATCGCCGCGACGGTCGGCGCCATCGCCGGCTACTTCGGAGGCTGGCGCGACCGGGCCCTGATGTGGCTCGTGGACCTGCTGCTCGTGGTGCCGAGCTTCATCCTCATCGCGATCGTCACCCCGCGCACCCGCGAGTCGGGCACCATCCTGTGGCTGATCCTGCTGCTGGCGGGATTCAGCTGGATGATCAGCTCCCGAATGGTGCGGGGACTCACCATGAGCCTGCGTGAGCGCGAGTTCGTCGTCGCGGCCCGCTACATGGGCGTCAGCAACTGGCGAATCATCGCGCGCCACATCGTCCCCAATGTGGCCTCGATCCTGATCATCGACACCGCGCTGAACGTCGGTCTGGCCGTGCTGGCCGAGACGGGACTCAGCTTCCTCGGCTTCGGTGTGCAGCCCCCGGATGTGTCGCTGGGCACCCTGATCGCCGACGGCACCAACTCGGTGACGACGTTTCCGTGGGTGTTCCTCGTCCCGGCGGGCGCGCTGGTGCTGATCGTCATGTGCGCCAACCTGGTCGGTGACGGCCTGCGTGACGCGCTCGACCCGGGAATCCGCCCGGCCCGTCGGCGGCGCTGGCGAGAGCGTCGGGAGGCAGCCCGATGA
- a CDS encoding dipeptide ABC transporter ATP-binding protein encodes MSLLEVRGLTVTFPTDEERVAAVRGLDYHVDAGEVVALVGESGAGKSAGAMAVIGLLPEYAEVSGSVRLHGDELLGLPDKQMSRIRGNRIGTVFQDPMSALTPVYPVGDQIAEAISIHQRELGDRAARARAVELLELVGIAQPEQRARAFPHELSGGERQRVVIAIAIANDPDLLICDEPTTALDVTVQAQILDVLRTARDVTGAGVLIITHDLGVVAQFADRALVMYAGRAVETAPVDELYRDRRMPYTAGLLGSAPSLDATQGTRLVPIPGAPPSMVSLPPGCPFAPRCPLAVDDCRAEEPALVEVGPDHRVACIRSDEVTGRSAADIYGVPSAPAQTAPASGSEVVVRVENLVKTYTLTKGAVLRRRIGEVRAVDGVSFELRQGRTLGIVGESGSGKSTTLHQILELTAPQDGTIEVLGADVAGLDRRSRRALRGDLQVVFQDPVASLDPRLPVFDVLAEPLRANGFDKAATNDRVAELLTTVGLRHQDASRYPAEFSGGQKQRIGIARALALQPKILALDEPVSALDVSIQAGIINLLLDLQDRFGLAYLFVSHDLSVVRHLAHDVAVMNRGVIVEQGEAAQVFEHPRDDYTRRLLAAVPRALPDHH; translated from the coding sequence ATGAGCCTGCTCGAGGTGCGCGGCCTGACCGTGACGTTCCCCACCGACGAGGAACGCGTCGCCGCCGTGCGCGGCCTGGACTATCACGTCGACGCGGGCGAGGTGGTGGCGCTGGTCGGGGAATCCGGGGCCGGCAAGTCCGCCGGGGCGATGGCCGTCATCGGACTGCTGCCCGAATATGCGGAGGTGTCGGGCTCGGTGCGCCTGCACGGCGACGAACTGCTCGGGTTGCCCGACAAGCAGATGTCACGCATCAGGGGCAACAGGATCGGCACGGTGTTCCAGGATCCGATGTCGGCGCTGACGCCCGTCTACCCGGTCGGAGACCAGATCGCCGAAGCGATCTCGATCCACCAGCGCGAGCTCGGCGACCGCGCGGCCCGCGCCCGCGCGGTCGAGCTGCTGGAACTGGTCGGCATCGCCCAGCCCGAACAGCGCGCCCGCGCGTTCCCCCACGAGCTGTCCGGCGGTGAACGGCAGCGCGTCGTGATCGCCATCGCCATCGCCAACGACCCGGACCTGCTGATCTGCGACGAGCCCACCACCGCGCTCGACGTCACCGTGCAGGCGCAGATCCTCGACGTGCTGCGCACCGCGCGCGACGTCACCGGCGCGGGCGTGCTGATCATCACCCACGACCTCGGGGTGGTCGCCCAGTTCGCCGACCGCGCTCTGGTGATGTACGCCGGCCGCGCGGTTGAAACCGCGCCCGTCGACGAGCTGTACCGCGACCGCCGGATGCCCTACACGGCGGGTCTGCTCGGCTCGGCGCCCAGTCTCGATGCGACGCAGGGCACCCGTCTGGTGCCCATCCCCGGTGCCCCGCCGTCGATGGTGTCGTTGCCACCCGGTTGCCCCTTCGCGCCGCGGTGTCCGCTGGCCGTCGACGACTGCCGCGCCGAGGAACCCGCGCTGGTCGAGGTGGGGCCGGATCACCGGGTGGCCTGCATCCGCAGCGACGAGGTCACCGGCCGCAGCGCCGCCGACATCTACGGCGTGCCGAGCGCACCGGCGCAGACCGCGCCGGCGTCGGGCTCCGAGGTCGTGGTGCGGGTGGAGAACCTGGTCAAGACCTACACCCTGACCAAGGGTGCGGTGCTGCGCCGCCGCATCGGTGAGGTGCGCGCCGTCGACGGGGTCAGCTTCGAGCTGCGCCAGGGCCGCACGCTGGGCATCGTCGGCGAGTCCGGGAGCGGCAAGTCGACCACACTGCATCAGATCCTGGAGCTGACCGCTCCGCAGGACGGGACCATCGAGGTGCTCGGTGCCGACGTCGCCGGCCTGGACCGGCGGTCCCGGCGTGCGCTGCGCGGTGATCTGCAGGTGGTGTTTCAGGACCCCGTCGCATCGCTGGATCCGCGGCTGCCGGTGTTCGACGTGCTGGCCGAACCGTTGCGGGCCAACGGGTTCGACAAGGCCGCGACCAACGACCGGGTCGCCGAACTGCTCACCACGGTGGGGCTGCGCCATCAGGACGCCAGCCGGTATCCCGCCGAGTTCTCCGGCGGCCAGAAGCAACGCATCGGTATCGCCCGCGCGCTGGCGCTGCAGCCGAAGATCCTGGCCCTCGACGAGCCGGTCTCCGCGCTGGACGTCTCCATCCAGGCCGGCATCATCAACCTGCTCCTCGATCTGCAGGACCGATTCGGGCTGGCCTACCTGTTCGTGTCCCACGATCTGTCGGTGGTGCGTCACCTGGCCCACGACGTCGCCGTGATGAACCGCGGGGTGATCGTCGAACAGGGTGAGGCGGCGCAGGTGTTCGAGCATCCGCGCGACGACTACACACGCCGGTTGCTGGCCGCGGTACCGCGGGCCCTGCCTGATCACCATTAG